One window from the genome of Desulforamulus ruminis DSM 2154 encodes:
- a CDS encoding iron-containing alcohol dehydrogenase, with amino-acid sequence MRFIQEFRIPEIIFGRGSIEQVGYCAQRVGAEKVFLVTDPGILKAGWIEAALPFLKREGIHFEIWQELTENPKDFEVEQATRAYLDSQCDAIVAIGGGSPIDVAKAVAVMATHPGTIHDYEGVDKITNPLPPMIMVPSTAGSGADITQFAVIVDSQRSVKMTIVSKSLVPDISITDPLILTTKDPQLTANTGMDVLAHAIEAYVSLAANFLTDSYSLTAIRLISSYLGKSVSSKTNLEAKDAMAKASLLAAIAASNALIGAVHALAHQVGGRFNLPHGMANAILLPHVMEYNFPACIERLADIGEALGQSVDGSNLRQRAKGAIEAVRTLAREVDIAENFTRAGCLYSEEAMNLLSANAAKDACLITNPRDAGIKDIREIFSRAFSRSSVKEGEVHGPQAKDNE; translated from the coding sequence GTGAGATTCATTCAAGAGTTTAGGATACCTGAAATCATTTTTGGCAGAGGGTCCATCGAGCAGGTGGGCTATTGCGCCCAGCGGGTTGGCGCTGAAAAGGTCTTCCTGGTAACCGACCCGGGTATTTTAAAAGCCGGTTGGATTGAGGCCGCGCTGCCATTTTTAAAGAGGGAAGGGATTCATTTTGAAATCTGGCAGGAATTAACTGAGAATCCGAAAGATTTTGAAGTGGAGCAGGCAACCCGGGCCTATCTGGACTCTCAATGCGATGCTATTGTAGCCATTGGAGGAGGCAGCCCCATCGATGTTGCCAAAGCCGTGGCGGTAATGGCCACGCATCCGGGAACAATCCATGACTACGAAGGGGTAGACAAAATTACTAATCCGCTGCCCCCGATGATCATGGTGCCCAGCACAGCCGGATCGGGAGCCGATATTACTCAATTCGCGGTGATTGTGGACAGTCAACGCAGTGTAAAAATGACCATTGTAAGTAAGTCGCTGGTTCCGGACATATCCATAACGGATCCTCTCATTTTAACCACCAAAGACCCGCAATTGACTGCCAACACAGGTATGGATGTTCTGGCCCATGCCATAGAAGCTTATGTGTCTTTGGCAGCCAATTTTCTTACAGATAGCTATTCTCTAACCGCCATTCGATTAATTTCCTCTTATTTAGGAAAATCCGTTTCCAGTAAAACAAATCTGGAAGCAAAGGATGCCATGGCCAAAGCAAGCTTACTGGCGGCAATTGCAGCATCCAATGCGTTAATTGGTGCAGTTCATGCCCTGGCCCATCAGGTAGGGGGACGGTTTAATCTGCCGCACGGTATGGCCAATGCGATCCTTTTGCCTCATGTAATGGAGTATAATTTCCCCGCCTGTATCGAAAGGCTGGCTGATATCGGGGAGGCATTAGGACAATCTGTAGACGGCTCGAACCTTCGCCAAAGGGCGAAAGGGGCCATTGAGGCGGTCAGAACCCTGGCTAGGGAAGTAGATATCGCCGAAAATTTTACCAGGGCCGGTTGCCTTTATTCCGAAGAAGCCATGAATCTGCTTAGCGCCAATGCGGCGAAAGACGCCTGTTTGATTACCAACCCCAGAGATGCGGGAATAAAAGACATCAGGGAAATATTCTCCCGGGCGTTCTCCCGTTCATCCGTTAAAGAAGGTGAGGTTCATGGCCCACAGGCTAAGGACAATGAATAA
- a CDS encoding copper amine oxidase N-terminal domain-containing protein: MKKRMITLLLAASMVMMMSVAEASETTKQISITDQDIQILVNNNAISLQANEEPIIYDGRTFVPIRLVSEALGLGVEWVQASKTVKITGNTNTSTDALLQKDAEIQNLKLQIDSLNNTIETLKADDNELSDLEDDLVSDYDYLEDVKIDDITLEGDEDDVNVTIEVNLDDYEDEWADLDDSDIEDYIEDVVYSIQDQLSDDTEVEGEIIDNDSDDVLVEFNKYGDDSLEVTFEDDDYRDGSSDSDVEDVEDSLEGDNFYVGDLTFTITDVSYDDDDEAVTATLETVDDDAASEWDDLSSSTMESDVTDICEDIADTFEDDADVSVDTVTVYFYDENQDSLESFDYYVDDGDLV, from the coding sequence ATGAAGAAAAGAATGATTACATTATTACTGGCAGCGTCTATGGTAATGATGATGAGCGTTGCGGAAGCCAGTGAAACCACAAAACAAATCAGCATTACCGATCAGGATATCCAGATCTTGGTGAATAATAATGCGATTAGTCTGCAAGCTAATGAGGAACCGATTATTTACGACGGCAGGACCTTTGTTCCTATCCGGTTGGTATCAGAGGCGCTAGGACTTGGTGTTGAATGGGTTCAGGCAAGCAAAACAGTAAAAATAACCGGAAATACGAATACATCAACGGATGCATTGCTTCAAAAAGATGCAGAAATCCAGAATCTCAAACTGCAAATTGATAGTTTAAATAATACTATAGAAACTCTAAAGGCTGATGATAATGAACTCAGTGATTTGGAGGATGATCTGGTATCCGATTATGACTATTTGGAAGATGTAAAAATTGATGACATCACTCTAGAGGGCGATGAAGATGATGTTAATGTTACGATTGAAGTGAATCTGGATGACTATGAGGATGAGTGGGCTGATTTAGATGATAGCGACATTGAGGACTATATTGAAGACGTGGTTTACAGTATTCAGGATCAATTATCAGATGATACTGAAGTTGAAGGAGAAATCATTGATAACGACAGCGATGATGTATTGGTAGAATTCAATAAATACGGGGACGACAGCCTGGAGGTAACTTTTGAAGATGATGATTACAGGGATGGTAGCTCAGATTCAGATGTAGAGGATGTTGAGGACAGCCTTGAAGGAGATAATTTTTATGTAGGTGATCTAACCTTCACGATAACAGATGTTTCCTATGACGACGATGACGAAGCCGTTACCGCAACTTTAGAGACTGTTGATGATGACGCGGCCTCGGAGTGGGATGACTTAAGCAGCAGTACCATGGAAAGTGATGTGACGGATATTTGTGAGGATATTGCTGATACCTTTGAAGACGATGCGGATGTCAGCGTTGATACGGTTACTGTTTACTTCTACGATGAAAACCAGGATTCCTTAGAAAGTTTTGACTATTATGTGGATGATGGGGATCTGGTTTAG